CCTGACCCACCGGTCTTGCATGCCGGCGGAAGGATAGCGACTGGACCTCGTTGATAAGGAGCCCCTGATCAAGCCTGTTGGCGATGACGACCTGCAGATGCCAAACAGCTTAATCCTGGGTTTCTCTGGCTGGAGATGATCGAATGCCGCAGACAGATACGCACAGCAAGCTGTTTGGCTATTTGCTCTGGATTTTCGGTTTCCTGGGGGCGCACCGTTTCTATTACGGCAAGCCAGTCACCGGGACCATCTGGTTCTTCACCCTCGGCCTGCTTTTTGTCGGCTGGATCATCGACCTGTTCCTGATTCCAGGTATGGACCGTGAAGCCGATATCCGTTTCCGTGGCGGTGATACCAGCTACAACATTGCCTGGGTGCTGCTTACCTTTCTCGGGGTTTTCGGCGTACACCGCATGTATATGGGTAAGTGGATCACGGGCATTATCTATCTGCTGACCGGCGGTCTCTTCCTCATTGGTGTGCTCTATGATTTCTGGACGCTCAACGACCAGATCTCAGTCAAGAATGCCTCTGTGCTGGATTGATACGCCTACCTCCCCCTCGTGAGCGGTTGCGGCCGCTCACGGTGTCTTATCCATAGATTTTCGTTATCACTCCTGTCTTGCATCTTCACCCGTGAACTCATGATCGGTTAGTCCGGTCTGTCATTATGTGCGTAAACGATATAAATCTTGCCTTGATTCCACTTTGACCGACGACAATGAACCAAGGAGAGGCCGTGCAGTCCAATGGGAGGATATCCACACTGCTTACGGTGCTGCTTCTCGTCGCAAGCTTTAACTGCCGGGCGCAGGACTATCCCGGCGTACAACTGGCCGACGTAAAGCGCACCACCATCATCGATGAAGTCCGCCTCAACGGGACCGTCAATGCCTTGCGCAGCTCCAACCTGTCGACGGCTGTTGCCGGCCTGGTCGAGACCATCCATGTCGATGCGGGGGACCGGGTGGACCCGGGCGAGGAACTGATCCATCTCGACGACGAACTGGAACGTCATGCCCTCGAGAGCGCCCAGGCAGAAACCCGGGCCGCGCGGGAACGGCTGCAGGATGCCGAGCGTCGTCTGCGCGAGGCCCGTTCGGTCGGCGCCGGGCGCAACATTGCGGAGACGGAGGTGCTTTCCCGCGAGAGCGAAGTGGCCACCACCCGGGCGGAAGTGGCGCGCCTTGAGGCCCAGCAGGCACGGCAGGCGTCCCTGGTTGCAAGGCACAGCCTGAAGGCGCCTTTCGCCGGGGTCATCAGCGCCCGCAATAGCGATCTCGGTGAATGGGTGGAACCGGGCGACGCCTTGCTCATGCTGGTGGATACCGACCATCTGCGCCTGGATTTCCAGGTACCCCAGGACTACTTCGCCCTGCTCGACGAACAGACCGAGCTGCTGGTTGGCCGCCGCACCACGGCCGAAAAAGCCGACCTGCAAACGGCCGAGGATGACCCCTACGCCCAACAGGTCAGCGCGACCATCGACAAGGCCCTCCCGGTCAGCGATCCCCAGGTCCGTACGTTCCTGCTGCGCGCCCATGTACCGGACCAGATCAAACTCCTGCCTGGCATGGCGGTAACGGCAGTACTACGGGTCAATACCGGCGAGGAAGGCCTGACCGTGCCGCGGGATGCCATCAATCGCTACCCCCAGGGTCGTACGACGGTCTGGATTGCGGAGCCGGCGGGGGATGAGGTTTTCGACGTTCGCGAACAGCGTGTGGACATCGGTATCGGCTTTGCTGACCGCGTGGTGGTTCGCGGCGGCCTGACCGGTGACGAACGGGTCGTATCCCGGGGTAACGAAGCGCTCAGCGGCGGCATGAAAGTTACCCTGTCGGAACGGGAGGCTGACTGATGTTCGCCGGCGTCATCCGCCACGGGACCCTGGTCACGGTCGTCGCGCTCATTATCGCGGTACTCGGGATCGCCGCAGCGATGCAGATCCCCGTGCAGATGATCCCCGATCTGGAAGTCCGCACGATCACTGTGGAAACCAGCTGGCCCGGCGCCACACCACAGGATATCGAAAAGGAGATCCTGATCGAGCAGGAGCGCTTCCTGCGTAACGTGCCCAACCTGAGCAGGATGGAGTCCACCGCCGAGACCGGGTCGGCGGAAATCGAGTTGGAGTTTCCTTTCGGCGTCGATATTACCGAAACCCTGATTGAGGTGAACAACGCCCTGAGCCAGGTGGCCGACTACCCGGAAAACGTGGACGAGCCGCGTATCGTGGCCACATCGTTTTCCGCCAATGCCTTCATGTATTTCCGGGTGTCGCCCCTGCCCGGCAATCCACGGCAGCTGGACATGGACCTGATGCAGGACTTCATCGAGGAGCGCGTCCGGCCCCGTATGGAGAGCGTGCCCGGTGTGTCCGAAGTCAGTGTCGGTGGCGGTGCCCAGCGCCAGATGCAGATCATCGTCGACGAACAGCGCCTCAACCAGCGTGGACTGAGCCTGGTGGACCTGCGCGATGCCATCACCGCGCGCAACCGCGATATTTCCGGTGGAGAGCTTGAAGCCGGCAAGCGGCGTTACCTGCTGCGTACGGTCGGGCGTTTCGACGACATAAACTCGCTGCAACAGCTCGTCGTTGCCCGCCAGGGCGATGCCGTGGTGCGCCTGGGCGAAGTGGCCACGGTCAGGCAGGACCACTCCCGGCTGCGTGAGCTCTCCTTCGTCAACGGACGCAAGGTGATCGGCCTGCAGGTGCGGCGCGAGACCGGATCCAACGTCATCCGCATCAAGCACGCGATGATGGATCAGGTGGCGACGATCAACCGGGAGGTGCTCGAGCCCGAAGGCATGGTACTGGAACTGACCGCGGACGATGCGCGCTACGTGGAAGCCTCGGTTGCCAATGTCTGGACCAACCTGGGCATCGGTGCGGTATTCGCCACCCTGGTGATGTACCTGTTCCTGCGTTCG
The window above is part of the Marinobacter nanhaiticus D15-8W genome. Proteins encoded here:
- a CDS encoding efflux RND transporter periplasmic adaptor subunit, producing the protein MQSNGRISTLLTVLLLVASFNCRAQDYPGVQLADVKRTTIIDEVRLNGTVNALRSSNLSTAVAGLVETIHVDAGDRVDPGEELIHLDDELERHALESAQAETRAARERLQDAERRLREARSVGAGRNIAETEVLSRESEVATTRAEVARLEAQQARQASLVARHSLKAPFAGVISARNSDLGEWVEPGDALLMLVDTDHLRLDFQVPQDYFALLDEQTELLVGRRTTAEKADLQTAEDDPYAQQVSATIDKALPVSDPQVRTFLLRAHVPDQIKLLPGMAVTAVLRVNTGEEGLTVPRDAINRYPQGRTTVWIAEPAGDEVFDVREQRVDIGIGFADRVVVRGGLTGDERVVSRGNEALSGGMKVTLSEREAD
- a CDS encoding NINE protein, whose product is MPQTDTHSKLFGYLLWIFGFLGAHRFYYGKPVTGTIWFFTLGLLFVGWIIDLFLIPGMDREADIRFRGGDTSYNIAWVLLTFLGVFGVHRMYMGKWITGIIYLLTGGLFLIGVLYDFWTLNDQISVKNASVLD